The Arthrobacter oryzae DNA window TCGGCCGAGCAGCAGCCGGCCGCTCCGGCCAGCACACCGCTTGCCTCAGCGTTGAATTTGGGCGGCGCCCCTGTCGTCCAGGTCTTCGATGCGCTGGCGGGCTTGAAACAACGGGCTGCGCTCGCGCTGTTTGAACGCATGGGAAATCGATCTGCAGACGCATCAGCATCGGAGGAAGACCTTCGTTCCATGGCAGTTGAAGAACTGTCCGCCGTGATTGACCAGGAGCAGGTCCCGCTCTCCCCCGACGAACGACGGCGGCTTATCCGGGAAATTGCCGACGAGGTCATGGGCTACGGGCCGCTCCAGCGGCTACTGGAAGATCCTTCCGTTACTGAGATCATGGTCAACCGTTTTGACCAGATCTACATCGAACGGCATGGGCATCTGACCCTGACCGGCTACCAGTTCAGTTCCGATGACCACCTGCGGAAAGTCATTGAACGGATTGTGTCGCGCGTGGGCCGGCGCATCGATGAATCCTCGCCGCTGGTCGATGCACGGCTGGAAGACGGCTCGCGTGTCAACGCGATCATACCTCCCCTGGCGGTCAACGGGCCCTCATTGACCATTCGCAAGTTCAGCCACGTGCCGTTGACGGTCCAGAACCTTATTGAGTGGGGCTCTGTCACTCCCGAAATGGCGGAGCTGCTCAGCGCGTGCGTCCGTGCGCGGCTGAACATCATCGTTTCCGGCGGCACCGGTACCGGCAAAACGACCTTGCTCAATGTCCTCTCCTCCTTCATCCCCGCCGAGGACAGGATCGTGACCATCGAGGACGCCGTCGAACTCCAACTGCAGCAGGAGCACGTGGTCCGCCTTGAAAGCAGGCCGCCAAACATCGAAGGAAAAGGTGCCGTCGGCATCCGTGAACTTGTCCGAAACTCCCTCCGCATGCGACCGGACCGGATCATCGTCGGCGAAGTCCGCGGCGGTGAGTCCTTGGACATGCTGCAGGCTATGAACACCGGCCACGACGGTTCACTCTCCACTGTTCACGCAAACTCGCCGCGCGACGCCGTTGCCCGACTGGAGACTCTTGTGCTGATGGCCGGGATGGACTTGCCCCTTCGTGCCATTCGCGAGCAGGTTTCGTCAGCGGTGGACCTCATCATCCAAGTCACGAGGCTCCGAGACGGCAGTCGCCGGGTCACCCATGTGACGGAGGTGCAGGGCATGGAAGGAGACATCGTTACGCTCCAGGACGCGTTCCTCTTCGACTACTCCGCCGGCATGGACGCACAAGGACGCTTCCTCGGGCGGCCCGTCTCGACGGGGATACGGCCGCGGTTCCTGGACCGCTTTACAGACCTCGGCATCGCGGTGTCACCGGCCATCTTCGGCGCTACGCCCGTCGCGACAGGAAGGCGGTAGCCGTGGACTCGCCAGCACTGTTCATTACGGCCCTTGTGCTGTGTTTCGGGGCGCTGCTCGTGGTGTTCCTGGTTGTCCTGAAGCCTCGTCACGGTTCGATTCCGGCCAATAGACGGCGTCCCGATGTGTATCAGGGCCAGTCAGCGATCAGCCGCGTTTCAAACACAGCGGTATCCGCCATGGGCGGCGTGATCGGCGAGTCGGGCGGCCCGTATAACCGGGCTGTTCTGTACAACGCCGGCGTAAAGATGGCGCCCGCCGATTTCACCGTGATGGTCTTCGTGGCTTCCTTACTGGCCGGCACTGTCGTCTCGCTGCTGACGAATATACTCCTCGGAATCCTATTCGCCATCGCGACTCCGTTTCTGGCGAGGCTTGTGCTCTCCGTGCTCAGGGATAAGCGCCGGGGACGGTTTGAAGCCCAGCTCACAGATACCATCCAGATGCTGATCGGCGGCCTTCGCGTAGGCCACAGTGTCATGAGGTCGATCGAGGCGGCGGCCCAGGAGGCTGACGCCCCGACGTCGGAAGAGCTCTCCCGCGTAGTCACCGAAACGCGGGTCGGCAAGGACGCCCGTCAAGCCCTGGATGAGGTTGCAGAGCGTATGGATAGCGAGGACTTCCGCTGGATTGGACAGGCAATCCAGATCAACCGGGAGGTTGGTGGCGATCTTGCCGAGGTACTGGAAGAAGTAGCCGGCACGATCCGTGAGCGCAGCGAGATCAAGGGTCAGGTACGTTCCCTCAGCGCTGAAGGCAAAATGTCAGCCTGGATCCTGATGGCCATGCCGGTAGGTGTCGCCATGATTATCGGCATCATGAACCCCGGTTACATGAACGTGTTCTTCACTCACCCCATCGGCATCATTTTGCTCATCGTAAGCATTCTGATGTTCGTCATCGGCGGCTTCTGGATGAGCCGCACCGTCAAAATTAAGTTCTAGGGAGGAACGCCATGACTCCGATAGCCTGGCTGATCATCGCAGCGGTTGTGCTGCCTTTGGCCTACTTCACCTGGGTTCTGGTCACGCTGGACCGGCGTGGTGCGCTGGCCGTCCAAACGAATCTTGGACAAGGCTTTACCCAGAGCTCTAACTCCGCGATCCAAAGGACCCCGATCTTCCTGGGGATCTCCAAGCGGCTCACATCCGGCAGCTACGAAGCGAAACTGGACCGCTGGCTGGCCTTGGCAGGACGCCCGGAATCCATGCCACTGGAGAAGCTCATCATTGCGAAGCCGCTCCTCGCCCTTGGTGGCGCCATGTTCGGGTTACTTCTTATCAGCAAGTCCCCGACGCCTCCGATTTTCGGTTTGGCTCTGTTCATCACGGTGCTGTTCTACTTTGTCCCTGACCTCCTGGTCTACAACAAAGGCATCAAGCGCCAGCAGGCCATCGAACTCGAGCTGCCGAATACCCTCGACCAGATGTTGATTTCCGTTGAGGCAGGCCTGGGCTTCGAATCTGCCATGGCAAGATCGGGAGAATACGGGGGCGGGCCGCTGGCCCAGGAGCTGATGCGGACGCTTCAAGACATCCAGGTGGGCCGCCCTCGCCAGGAAGCCTACGCCGCACTGGCGGCCCGTTCTTCCGTCCAGGACCTGCGGAGTTTCGTGCGGGCGGTGGTCCAGGCCGATAAGTACGGCATCGGCATCGCGAAGGTGCTTCGCACCCAGGCCAAGCAAGCCAGGGTCAAGCGCCGGCAACGGGCCGAAGAAAAGGCCATGAAACTGCCGGTGAAGGTCTTGTTCCCGCTCCTGCTGTTCATCTTTCCCGTGCTCTTCATCGTTCTCCTCGGCCCCGCAGCCATCAGCATCGTCGAGGCCTTGAGCTAGCCAACCCGCCGGAACTCCCGGCCCAAGACCCGGATCTCCCCGGTACCCAGAACCGTGGAGATCCGTTGCCACCCGGCGCCGAGGAGCGGGATCTCACGCCGGGCGAAGGCCCTGAGCGCGTGTGAGTGCTCGTTCAGGGCCTTCCTGGGAAACCGAAACACCCACTCACGGAGTACATGAACTCCCTCAGCCCACCAGGCTGAGGGAGTTCTTTTGCGTGCGCCGATTTCACACCCCGGAAGCAGCCGAAGCGCAGACTCCACCGTGGAAAGACGCAGGAAATACGCAGGTCCATAAGCCTTTGCGCAGGATGTTCCAAGATCCGGCTCAAAGCCCAAATCTGCTTGCTAACTTCGTATTAGAGCTGGTGATGGACCAGCCCCCCCAACTCGCTCAGGAGTATAAAATGCTTTCACTTATCGCCACCCTCCAGACCCTCGGCTTCAACCTGAAGAACCGCCTCCGCGAGGAAAAAGGCGCCACCGCCGTTGAATACGGCATCATGGTCGGCCTCATTTCGGTCGTCATCATTGCCGCAGTCATCCTGCTCGGCGGTCAGCTCGATGCACTCTTCGACAGCATCACCGGCAAACTCCCCGCTGCTCCCGCTGCTCCGGCCGCGCCCTAGTCGTTCGCAGTTCCTAACGCTATTCACCTAAGTTGGGTGGTGGAGCCAAAAGGCCCACCACCCAACGTCGTCACCAAACAATTCCGAAAGGACGGCACCACATGCCCGGACATTCCGAACGCAGAGGGTCCTGGCAAGTTATCGATGGGCCTGGCTCGTGGTGAGTTGATCCTGCCCTCGAACACGATCGCGAACGCGTTCAAAGCCGTCCTTTACGTCGTGGCCCAGCTGCCCGGCCCTGCCTTGGGAGTCAAGGGATCGCGTCACTAAGCCCGCCGTAGACCGAGATGCACATGTCCTCCATGCCGCGGTTCTTAATTTCCGTCAAAACCCCGCGTCAGTACTTCTCGCCTTCGCCACCGTCTCTGGCCCAGATTCCGCGAATGTTGACTTAGCCGTTCACGGTAACGCCCGGCCGACACCGAGCTTGCTGCCCACCTGCCCATCGCGGACCGTGAGGTGAACAGCAACGATGGGTAGCTCCGGGTAGACGCGGCCCAGGGGCCTGTGGGTGGATTTGGCCATACCCTCCTAGACCTTCTCGGTGATCCGGCCGGGTGTCCTGGGAGACGGTGGTCTAGATGTCGTCGAACTGCGCTGAGCGCTCTCCGGTTGTCAGGCCACAGGTTTCCGGTCTTGGTATAGGTCCTTTCTTAGGGCACGGTCGTAACCTTGCATTTCGGTCAGACCACGCCGTATCTACCGTTTTTCTTACAGTCCCCACAAAACCGGGGGACAGTCCCTATGGTGAGTGTTTGCTCAGGAAGGGGCGGTGCCGTTGGTTGCGAGAAGGCGTCCGAGCCAATAGTTGTGAAGTTGCGGGAGCCTGGGGCGATTCGGATGGTGGTTTCAGCGATTCACTAATCAGGCCAAAATTCTGTTCCGCTCTATTTTCGTCGAAGCATTCGGACCAAATAGCGGCCACCCCACTGCAGCCTGCGCAGTCCCGTCGAAGTATGACTGCAAGACCGGATGTTCACTGACTGCGCGGGCGATGAACCCCTGTGGACGCCTGGACCGCGTCGTTGAGTGAATAGGCGCAGGCTCCACCGTGGAAAGACGCAGGAAATACGCAGGTCCATAAGCCTTTGCGCAGGATGTTCCAAGATCCGGCTCAAAGCCCAAATCTGCTTGCTAACTTCGTATTAGAGCTGGTGATGGACCAGCCCCCCCCAACTCGCTCAGGAGTACAAAATGCTTTCACTTATCGCCACCCTCCAGACCCTCGGCATCAACCTGAAGAACCGCCTCCGCGAGGAAAAAGGCGCCACCGCCGTTGAATACGGCATCATGGTCGGCCTCATTTCGGTCGTCATCATTGCCGCAGTCATCCTGCTCGGCGGTCAGCTCGATGCACTCTTCGACAGCATCACCGGCAAACTCCCCGCTGCTCCCGCTGCTCCCGCCGCGCCCTAGTCGTTCGCAGTTCCTAACGCTATTCACCTAAGTTGGGTGGTGGAGCCAAAAGGCCCACCACCCAACGTCGTCACCAAACAATTCCGAAAGGACGGCACCACATGCCCGGACATTCCGAACGCGGAGCCGTCGCTGTCGAATTCGCTATTGTCCTGCCCGTCCTGCTGGCATTGGTGCTGGGAATTATGGAATTCGGCAGGGCTTTCAACGCCCAGATTTCTTTGACCAACGCGGCCAGGGAAGGCGTGCGCGTCATGGCAATCTCCAATGACCCGGCCGCTGCCAGGACGGCAACAAAGAACGCGGCAGTTTCGCTCAACCCCGCACTCGCCGATTCCAATATTTCCTTTTCGCAGCCATCATGCATACCTACCCAGCAGATAACCGTAACCATCACCTATACGCTCAGCACCATCACAGGCTTCGCCGGCCCGTTTGCTTTGACCGGAAAGGGAGTGATGTTATGCGGGGGCTAGAAGGCCGGACTTTGCCCGACGAAGATGAGCATGGCGGAGTCGCAGTCATCGTCGCCCTGCTCATGGTCGTGTTACTAGGCTTTACCGCCTTGGCCGTTGACGTCGGGGCCCTCTACTCCGAACGCGCGCAGCTCCAAAACGGCGCCGATGCTTCAGCACTCGGGATCGCCCAGAAATGCGCTCGGAACCTTAGTGATCCCCAGTGCTCCTCTAGCTCTCCCCTGGCCTCGAGCTTTGCCAACCAAAATGCACTCGATGGCATGAGCAACGTTCAGTCCATCACCTTGGATACAGCGATCAGGAAGGTGACGGTGCGAACATCTGCCCGCGAAACCGGAGGGGCCGCCGATTCGGTGTCGCTGTATTTCGCACGGGCACTCGGAATCACCAATGCAGAAGTGGGCGCCCGCTCCTCTGCAGTCTGGGGGAGCCCCAAAGCCGGACGCACTGCCTTTCCACTCGCCTTCTCCATCTGCCAGGTAAAGGACAAGATCGGCGGCACCTTGCAGCTCCTGCAGGATAAAGGAAAGAACAACAACGCAGACTGCCTCTACGGACCATCTGGCGCCGCAGTGGAGGGCGGCTTCGGCTGGCTGGTCCAGGATCCGGGCGTATGTGGGGGGACGATTGATCTCGCACTAAGTGAAGGCGGCAGCGACCCCGGGAACAACGCGCCCGGCAACTGCTCCGGCACTCTTCAGAAATGGGGCGATGAAATCACCGCCGGCCGGGATGTAACGGTCCTACTGCCCATCTTTAACACCACCTCCGGGACCGGAAACGGCGCCAGCTACGGAATGGTGGCTTTTGCCGCCTTCAAAGTAGTTGGCTGGAAATTCAGTGGTGACACCACCCTGCCAAATACCTTTCAAAACAGGGCATCAACCGACACCGGCGTTACGGCAGCCACCGAATGCCGTGGTGAGTGCCGTGGCATTATCGGCCGATTTGTTAACTATGTGTCGCTCGCGGATGGCTATACCTTAGGTCCTGTGGACGCGTATGGTGCCACCATAGTGCGTATGACAAACTAGTAAATCCCAGTAACAGGAGAGTCAGTGAAGTCTCGCTTATTGGCAGGATCCGCTGCAGTCCTGCTCGGAATCATCGGAGTGATACTGGTCTTTTCCTACGCCCAAGGCGCGGACCGTCGGGCATTGGAGGGCTTGAAGCCGGTCGACGTCCTTGTAGTGCAAAAGGCCGTACCGGCCGGCACTCCTGTGGAAGCTCTCCGCGAATCTCTGGCCCTAAAACCCATGCCTGCTGACGCGGTACCGGGCAGCGCGCTAAAAAACCTGGAGACAGCCGCCGGAAAGGTCACCGGCGCTGACCTGGTGGCCGGCGAGCAACTTGTAGCAGAACGGCTGGTAGACCCAGCCGAACTCCAAACTCCGGGATCTGTTCCCGTTCCGGCAGGACTCCAGGAAGTGTCCTTTGCACTGGATCCCCAGCGCACTGTAGGCGCGCGACTCGTGGCGGGTGACACGGCCGGGGTGTTCATTTCCTTCGGCGATGGGCCACAAGACCCGAAAGTTGCGGAGGCCCATCCCGAAACCACCCAGTTCGTCTTCCACCGAGTCTTGATTACCGGAATCCAG harbors:
- a CDS encoding Flp family type IVb pilin, with the translated sequence MLSLIATLQTLGINLKNRLREEKGATAVEYGIMVGLISVVIIAAVILLGGQLDALFDSITGKLPAAPAAPAAP
- a CDS encoding CpaF family protein — protein: MKLSDRLTRSQTNVTPNESGQPAQDTPRAVPASAEQQPAAPASTPLASALNLGGAPVVQVFDALAGLKQRAALALFERMGNRSADASASEEDLRSMAVEELSAVIDQEQVPLSPDERRRLIREIADEVMGYGPLQRLLEDPSVTEIMVNRFDQIYIERHGHLTLTGYQFSSDDHLRKVIERIVSRVGRRIDESSPLVDARLEDGSRVNAIIPPLAVNGPSLTIRKFSHVPLTVQNLIEWGSVTPEMAELLSACVRARLNIIVSGGTGTGKTTLLNVLSSFIPAEDRIVTIEDAVELQLQQEHVVRLESRPPNIEGKGAVGIRELVRNSLRMRPDRIIVGEVRGGESLDMLQAMNTGHDGSLSTVHANSPRDAVARLETLVLMAGMDLPLRAIREQVSSAVDLIIQVTRLRDGSRRVTHVTEVQGMEGDIVTLQDAFLFDYSAGMDAQGRFLGRPVSTGIRPRFLDRFTDLGIAVSPAIFGATPVATGRR
- a CDS encoding type II secretion system F family protein, with the translated sequence MTPIAWLIIAAVVLPLAYFTWVLVTLDRRGALAVQTNLGQGFTQSSNSAIQRTPIFLGISKRLTSGSYEAKLDRWLALAGRPESMPLEKLIIAKPLLALGGAMFGLLLISKSPTPPIFGLALFITVLFYFVPDLLVYNKGIKRQQAIELELPNTLDQMLISVEAGLGFESAMARSGEYGGGPLAQELMRTLQDIQVGRPRQEAYAALAARSSVQDLRSFVRAVVQADKYGIGIAKVLRTQAKQARVKRRQRAEEKAMKLPVKVLFPLLLFIFPVLFIVLLGPAAISIVEALS
- the cpaB gene encoding Flp pilus assembly protein CpaB, with the protein product MAGSAAVLLGIIGVILVFSYAQGADRRALEGLKPVDVLVVQKAVPAGTPVEALRESLALKPMPADAVPGSALKNLETAAGKVTGADLVAGEQLVAERLVDPAELQTPGSVPVPAGLQEVSFALDPQRTVGARLVAGDTAGVFISFGDGPQDPKVAEAHPETTQFVFHRVLITGIQRTAVPTQEETTDTPALPTGTIMVTVAVDDAAASRIVFGAEFGTIWLSKEPSDATQGAPEVIRKSRIYK
- a CDS encoding pilus assembly protein TadG-related protein, with protein sequence MPDEDEHGGVAVIVALLMVVLLGFTALAVDVGALYSERAQLQNGADASALGIAQKCARNLSDPQCSSSSPLASSFANQNALDGMSNVQSITLDTAIRKVTVRTSARETGGAADSVSLYFARALGITNAEVGARSSAVWGSPKAGRTAFPLAFSICQVKDKIGGTLQLLQDKGKNNNADCLYGPSGAAVEGGFGWLVQDPGVCGGTIDLALSEGGSDPGNNAPGNCSGTLQKWGDEITAGRDVTVLLPIFNTTSGTGNGASYGMVAFAAFKVVGWKFSGDTTLPNTFQNRASTDTGVTAATECRGECRGIIGRFVNYVSLADGYTLGPVDAYGATIVRMTN
- a CDS encoding type II secretion system F family protein, translated to MDSPALFITALVLCFGALLVVFLVVLKPRHGSIPANRRRPDVYQGQSAISRVSNTAVSAMGGVIGESGGPYNRAVLYNAGVKMAPADFTVMVFVASLLAGTVVSLLTNILLGILFAIATPFLARLVLSVLRDKRRGRFEAQLTDTIQMLIGGLRVGHSVMRSIEAAAQEADAPTSEELSRVVTETRVGKDARQALDEVAERMDSEDFRWIGQAIQINREVGGDLAEVLEEVAGTIRERSEIKGQVRSLSAEGKMSAWILMAMPVGVAMIIGIMNPGYMNVFFTHPIGIILLIVSILMFVIGGFWMSRTVKIKF
- a CDS encoding Flp family type IVb pilin, with the protein product MLSLIATLQTLGFNLKNRLREEKGATAVEYGIMVGLISVVIIAAVILLGGQLDALFDSITGKLPAAPAAPAAP
- a CDS encoding TadE/TadG family type IV pilus assembly protein, with amino-acid sequence MPGHSERGAVAVEFAIVLPVLLALVLGIMEFGRAFNAQISLTNAAREGVRVMAISNDPAAARTATKNAAVSLNPALADSNISFSQPSCIPTQQITVTITYTLSTITGFAGPFALTGKGVMLCGG